Genomic window (Oryza sativa Japonica Group chromosome 3, ASM3414082v1):
TGGTTGTTTCAGCCATCACCTGAGGTGGATATATCTTACAGCTTTCAGAGGGGGCAAGTATGAACTTGCTCTGGGCAAAGCCATCCTCGACGAAGCTCGAGCCGGGACAATGTTCAAAATGCTACACCCACAAGGCAGCTATACGGACTACATCTCTAACCAGCTATGGCGGGCTCTCGAACATTTCAGAATGACCACTCCAAATCATGCTGTCAGAGATCGACATGTGTCCGTTATTCTACGTTTGAGAAAGGCCGGGGGTCTTCCTGGATAGCAACGCAAGCTGCGAGCTAGCCGGTCCGGGTTCGAGCCTCACCCTCTCCTTAATTCAAAATTAATCTAGTCATTCCTAGATTGGTCTTATTTGTTTTGTGTCCATTATTCTAAGTTGAGTTACTTGAAGAAGGCTACTCCAGGTTGAAGAAGGCTACTCCAGGTTGTTGTTCTGCGCTGCTGTACTACTGTCAGAGAGGTTAGGCTGCGCTCTTTTCTTCAATTTGTCTAGCTGGTCAAATGATGTATGCTAAGTGAGCGAATTGTGAATGATGCTCTCTTTGAGTCTGCATAATTGAACAATTACAAATCTTGATAGCAGTAAAAGAAGATACAGTATCTTGATGAGATGAGCATGTTGTTTGTGCTTTGCTTTTACCGGAAAATTTGATCAACATAAAAGTGAATTATTTTTCTTAGATGCTAAACAACTGTAGTGTACATGTATATTTGTTGATCATGATGCTAGACAAACCGGGAAATTATTTGACTGCGGCTAGATTTTTATACTACTAAGTGACATGCATATACTCGGGTGCAATTGTACATTTGTACCTGGTGCAAAAAGGACGTTCTGGTTCTCCACTGACCTGTCAAGCTTCTACATGGGTCTAAAGTTAAACTCTAAACTATACGTGTAGATTTGTTGATCATGGTGTGTATTGATTTGTTATGCATGTGTCAATGTCTGTCTATGTCGTTCATTTTCTCCTACTGATGTGTTGAGAGTTTATGAAATGTAATTACATGTATCTATCTGAACAAACATGTATTGTGGGCTCTTACAAATTTTGTATAGGCTGTGATGGTTTAGCTTACCAGACCACCATTCAAGATTGGTCTGGCACTTGTATAATTATATAATGTATGAACTCAACTGTCAAAAATATTATACTACTATTAATTATTTTGGAGCCTTGAATTGAGGaagaaatatttaaattttttttgcttaATTAACAATTAACATAACTACTAACAACTGTTGTTTACCGTCTTGtgaattgtgaatttgtgatgtggaaCTGTCAACCGTGTAAAGTCCTGTGGCACTTCACTGTACGAGTTGCAGAGCAATCTCATCAGATTGCTCATGCTGTTGAGGAAATCTGCATTTCACTTTTCTCCAGCGTTGGAGGATCATGTCGGCGGCGAGCACCACCTcttgcgctgccgccgccggtgttcTTCAGCCGCCAAGTTCACGGCGATCGAAGCGCCGGTGTTCTCTCTCCGGCGAGGGGTGCGGCCAAAGTACGGTGGCTAATCCTAGTCCGTCCGATCAACATTGTGCGCCGCAGATTTCCTGACGACCTTGACGATGCGCTCGGTGACCTCGGCCTTGTCCAGGAACGACCCCTTGGCCTCCTCCGACGACATCCACTGCCGGCCACACAGGGCCTCGCGCAGCACCACCGCGGGACTGAGGGACGCcaccggggaggaggaggaaggggccaCCGCCACGCGGAGGTGCCTCAGGAGCAGGCTCCTCGCCCCGGCCATTCTGGAGAGGaattggggaggaggaggcggctcgCTGCTTCCGGGtggggatcggcggcggcgagagaggagggaggagttcgctgcggcggcggagtgaggagaagagaggagagctcGAGGGGTTTTAGGCCCTTTAGGTAGAATTGGGCCTTGTGGGCCTTCATTTTATCAGAGAATTTTCTGATACGGCCCATGTAGCTGGAACCGGAAAAGCTAATGGGCGATTGATCGCGATCAGGGCAATCGGCCCTCCTCCTCacgtggtttcttttttttttttgcaccgcattacttttttattttagtaaatttatgcatctaaaATTTGTACAACCttaagtttatacatctaaagtttatacacctaaagtttagagacacaaattttataagtcaaaagtttatatatccgattcaaatttgaatttgaattcaaatattttttatatatagtattttctatatatctaaagtttatagacccaaagtttataagtaaaaagtttatatacccgattcaaatttgaatttcaattcaatttttttatatatagtatttctatacacctaaagtttagagacccaaagtttataagtcaaaagtttatatatctaattcaaatttgaattttaattcaaatattttttatatattgtattttctatacatttaaagtttataggcccaaagtttataagtcaaaattttatatgcccgattcaaatttggatttgaattcaaatattatatatatatatatatatatatatatagtatttctatatataaatttttctaactgttttttttaatttatggtgtagtaggaagagaagaaggggagaggagcCGCATAGGGGGATGGGGGTCGATTGCCTggagcgatcgatcgcccattagcttTACCCAGCTGGAACTGCGTAATTTGTAGGGAGAAGAGTTTACTTCAGCTTCCTCGTCTTGTCATCGAGTTTTGAAATCGTCCCTTTGAGGAATCctatcctatatatctatatatatctatacaGTTGATCCTCACTACGTgcaattaatttgatttttctgTGATGTGGTTGCTCCACATCACTGATTGCTTTGGATTGTTAGATTAAAATTGCACGGCAGGAGATTAGATCGTTTCTGATTCCTGCATTGGTGGAAGACACAACGGATGACATGCAGCTCCCTGGCCTCTCTCTCGCGGTCTTCCATTCTGATCGCTCCACTCCACCGCCCCCTGTAACCGATGAAAATAATGCAACCTCCTAGCACCCTGATAGTTGAACAGCTTCGTTCTCGCCTCCACCCTAATTAGCGTGCCACAAAATCAAGGAAACCGAAGCAGAGGCAGTCAAAAAGACCACCTTAATGAGCGAGCCATACTGTTCTTGAGTTTAGTGTACAAATATATGTGTATAAACTTTTTTATGCTTTTTGGATCAGCATTTTCCTTGGTTACCGATTCCATGCATCAATCAAAAGGTGCATAATTTCTTTAGTTCATCAAAAAGTAACTTTGCGGGGAGATAATTTCATCTGTTCACCTGAAAAAAAGTGTGCAGCAGTACAGATCGAGGCAAAATCAATGTTTCGTGATTGTTTCATTCGTTGAATGTCGCTTCCTTttgcccaaaaaaaaattaaacatataCGATTGCTCTATGTTTGATATAAAAATAAAGTTTATGTTGCCTCATTTTTACAGTTTGCAgctatttgtttttgtttctagGGCATTTAGCAATGTCACATCATCTATACACCAGCTTGCTACAGCCTACGTTATTGCTACATTGACCAAGTTATCTTTGGCTGATGTACCGAGACCTAAGTTAACTATTTTAGAAATATATCGGTGATTCCGcatgtttcagcaaataaaaCCTGATAAGCACTTGCTAAACATCTTTATATTTCCTTCCAAGTGTTTTCAGCTCACAGTTGCCTTAGCTCCCTATCTCACATATATTTATCGACAACATTCCGCAGCAATACGCGGGGTATTATCTAGTACTAGATATAACGCATCCTAATCTTATCAAACTGGGTTATATTTTAGTCTCAAGGCAATACTTCGGTCAACCAAACTAAGTCAGcatgagacccacatgtcatacaaaaaaaaatcactacccctctcttctcctGTCTCTCTCTCACTCCATCCACCATCGACGCCACGCGTCCGTGATGAGTGGATGTGCTCGGTGCCAGCCCCGTCAGACTCTAGCGCGTGGCACATGAAGGACATGATGGCGCCGGTGTGGGGCAGGGGACGCTTGGTCACTTGTCACGGTGAGGAAGGGCACAACGCGGCTCCAGAGTTTGGTCGCAGGAGGGGGCGATTGGTTGCTAGCCGCTGCACGTGCTACTTGTGTCTGGTGCTttaggcggagacggcggcggtgcgaAGCGAAGACGCTTTTGGGCCTACCTCGGCTGGGGTGAACACGCGGAGGCGGTGCTGGCAGTGTGGGCCACACGAAGACAACTTTGGCCTCGTGGGGCCACGAGTTGGCATCGGCTGTGATAGGTGTGGAGGCGACCACGAGGCCTAAGGAGGCGAGCACGGGTAGGCGCGGAGGTGGCCATGTGGGCCATAGAGACATGCGGGCAGCTTCTGACGCAACAGGAACGACGACGGCGCAGCGGCTTGACCATGCTGGCGCACCTTTCACTCGATCCACCTGAGCTCCTAATCTACTCCCCGCCGATTCCTCTGTCACTCTCATCTCCTCTACCACACTGGCCAGCTCAGCCTATCACCTCTGCCTTCGACTCGTGCAGATCTTGATGCCGCCACTGCTCGACGATTCTATCCCCTGCTCCGCCCGACCCACTACTTCTTCTCTGGTGTCCCCGTCTCCAGCTTCGCCATATCCTCAATCCGGCCGCCACTACACATGACATAGGAGATTGGGAGACCTTCCAATTCGCCGCAATCACTGCCCCTCTCCCCGTCAGTCGCTGCCCCTCCCAATCTGTCGTGTGATGAGCGGGCAACGTCGACACTTTGGCTTGTAGGCAGCAAGGCACACCTCCATTAACTATTGGGCCTCCTCCACTGCCGCCGTCGGGCACACCGCGTGTTGACCATCATCTCCTCGCCGATTACATGGTGCCTCCACCGCATTTGCTACCGCTGAGTCCAAAAGTTGGGGAGGGAGATAGATAAGGAAGAATATATTGTTTCACAAACATACGGGTCTCACTTGGGTTTTAATTTTTCTTCTagtgccacgtcagccaaaactgtCCTCAATACTGCATTGGGATCTCATTTAACCTGGTCTGCAAAGATTAGGGATGGGTTATATCTGGTATTATCGTGAAGGACATTTTCAAACTTGCGCTCAACTTGAGGGACCCAAATGAACTTATTAGTTTATATGATGGCCTCTTTGAATCACTGTCAGGAATTTTAATTTAGCTTTCATGAGGAGCTCCTTTTAAATCTGTGCAAGCACATAACACTACTATACACACCTAATATAGGGTACCCATATGTTTATACCTACAAATATAATCCCTGACATGTTTACATAGACCAAAATGAATGGAAATTCCAAGCCTTAATTAATGAATAGTATTGAAGACGTGTATGCATGTActcctctgtcccataaaaaaactaatCCTACCATGGTCCAGGTTCATAGCCAGGATTGGCTTTTTTTTAAAGGACAGATTAGTACAAAATATTCATGGTCAATAGAATTTATACTGCAGTGTATGGAGTCATACAACCACAACTAACGACTTCATCACAGCACTTTCCAACTTTCAAAAATTACAGAGCAGGAATTTTACATGAATAAATTTGATTATTATGAAATTCTGGGAAGAAATCCTCCGTTTGAAAGGAAATATTCATATCTTTTCCAATTCACGTAGGGATGAAACGATATCTATACTATTTTAAATATTAGCAGTGGTGCCACCACCATCTCATATCACTGACGTTTGTTCCTCCCAACTTCTGAGAAATTTTGTGCCCCCTAATTCAAATGCTTCATATTCTCagagtatagccaactactaactccaaatcatctatagtcaatttaataaccaattcatacgatagttacatataaatatatactacactagTAATATTTgtagtctgtgctgcagctggctataaatttgtagcccgctgctcttctctctcctcatttatctactcgacatgtgtttatagctaacttctagtctgctattgtacctgctctcaaTCCCCAGCATGCCCTTGGATTCCATGGTAACGCACGGGTAGTTGGCTAGTATATGAAATTTCTTCATTGGGGTCAGATGATTATGACTATTTACATGTACATCAATGATCCAATCCACTCCCATGCCCTTGGAAGAAAACTTTGATCTCGACATTGTGCATGTAGTTCGCTATTCGAGGGAGTATTAGTATAGAACCATCTGTTCTTGCCAAATTGCACGCGGAGTACTACAcacatcagaattcagaaacacATCATCGTTCGTTTGATGATGGGTGATGGAGCTGAGACTAGAGACTGGAGTACACAACGCAGTTTCCATTATTCAACATGGGTTTATGATGCCGATTGCAAAGGGCGATCAACCAAATCATTGCTCATGGGCCAGACACAAACTGAGAGGATAATAATGCCTCGGTGTCCCTACCTTGTCATTTCACGCTTCTCCGTGGGGCCAGGTGTCCCACCAAAAGCAAGAGTTGTTTGAAGTTAATTCGAACTAATCCTTCCcgcattaaaaaaaaagaaaaaaacgactAATTAGCACataataattaagtattagtaatttttttaaaaaataaattaatatgattttttaaaacagcttttatatagaaaatttctttaaaaatgtATGAGTAGTTTGGAAAGCGTGTATGAAAAAAAGAGGGTTAGGATGGGAAagccaaaaaaaacacacacacagtcGTGATGATGTTATTATTAATATGAGATGTGTTCCCTAGTTACCGTTCACGCACGCAAACGCGAATCGCGGGTGTGCCGGTGTGGTGCTGTACGAGACGGCGGATGCCGGATGGATGGTTTTCTTTtccgctccgccgcgcgcggccgcgccgacgccTAGCGTGTCGCCTCGACGCTGGCCTCCATGTGCGCTGCTGCGGCGGAGCTCGCGCGCCTTTCAGATAAGCACCTTTCGGTTTGGAATTTACGCAAGGCTGATTAAGGAGCTTGTTTACTTTAGAAGATGCCTTGCTGCTGTCTAATCCTAATCCTAATCCTATCAGATAATGATGATGTCCGTTTTTCACAATCATGCCGATCGATGAGTCTGAGTTATGGAGCATTATGATCGTATACACCTCGGAGAAATTTTACACCTACGAAAAGGGCAAGAGAGCATTGTTGTGAAAACGTGAATACCAGAGACTTTCCTAATATATAAATAGAAGGGGGTAAAACTTCAAACTCAGGCTGGCTAACCCATCcgtattctaaaatataacaaatctaaAACTGAATTATATACATGATAGTATGAATGTAgtcatgatttatatttagattcatagtGCTCTCTTCATCCTATAAGATAAGCGATATTAGAAGGATGTGTACATCAATCTGGACAACGCAATAAAtctggacggagggagtacttccttCGTAAAGATTGACGTTGCAGAGATTAAGAGACAAAATAGCTCATAGGGTAAAATTAAATCGGCCTCCATATTTAATCAGCTGATGTTAAATGCTTGTTAAACAACAATGAATTAATGAGCATGGACTCAATTCAAATTAGTGGACCAGAATGATCCAAGGAAAAACTAGATGATACCACAAAGCTGAAATGATCACCTTTTAGGGACATTTTGAAGGCTGTAAAACGACATCTTATGAGAACATAGGAAGTACCGAAGTAATAGAATACGTGTAATCTGATCTTAGTTTCTCTCggtccaaaatataaaaaactagTATTGAATGAGATACATCTACTACAGGAAACTTGTCTAGGTTCGTAGCATGTGTTCCACTCATAACAATATATTTCAAGACGAAGGTATtacattaataataataataataataataataataataataataataataataataataatgtgaaAGGGCATGTACCCCAGTAGTTATAAGAGTCTCAGTGATACCTTAGGTTCTGGCttcgactccccatgggagtgaatttaaatttttcaggatttaacggtgctttcagtggtaggcgacgtacccgtcgacagcgaatTTGAATTTTCCATGATTTAACGgctttgtgctttcagtggtaggcgacgtacccgttgATAGCGAGGCATAATAGTGTCCTATCTATTCAGGATTTAATAGCTTTGTGCTTTTAATAATAGACggcgtacccgtcgacagcagTTTTGTGCTTTTAGTGATATACAGCGTAATAGTGTCCTATCTATTCGTGTGGAATATAACGCGTACTAAATCACTAGAGTGAGGAGACAAACCACACCAACTGACACCAACATCATTTTCTCTCGACAAGTCTCGAGTGACGCCAAGTTGCCAACTGTGACTCGTACACTCTACAGTCTCCGCGGTAGAACTGTAGAGCTCCGCTACACGGCAAATTCCGTGCGTTGCGCGTGAGAGACTGACCGTGCACGAGCCCGATCCGGACCCGACCGGCTGGAAGCTGCCTCGGCCTCGCTCCACACCGCGTCCCGGCCGGCCCGGCTCGCTCGTAGCTTCCTCTCATATGATTTGAGGCTATCCATAATCCATTCCACTTCTATAAATCCCAAGCGCCCACTACTCTCCTTCCACTACCCATCACTCCCCCAAGATTCCACGGATATTTTCTCTCCCCCTGCTCCCGTCGCCATcgcaaaggagaaaaaaaaaaggtgagcaATCGCTTCTCTGCTCGCTCGGCTCAGATCTGCGTGTGTACGCTGGTAGATCTGTGGAAAGAGGTTCAATTTTTTGAGCCCAGTTCGCGATCTGCGGTTCCGCGAGAGTGAACGGATCTTCCGGATCGTGGAAATTCAtcgtttgcttttcttttttttttttgtttcttctttgGATGTGTCTCCGATCTGAATCCGCTTGATCTGGacagaggaggaaggaaggaaggatgaGCGCCACGGCGGTGTCGTCGCTGAACCCGGACGCGCCGCTCTTCAtcccggcggcgttccggcaGGTGGAGGACTTCTCGCCGCAGTGGTGGGACCTCGTCAAGACCACCGCCTGGTTCCGCGACCACTGGTTCCACGAGCACCAGCAGCTCGACGAGATGGCCGACTCCCTcgccctccacgacgccgccgccgacgacgacgacctcgccggcctcctccccgacgacgccttcgacgacgacgacgacgacgacctcttCTTCGACCAGACCCATAACCTCCTCGTCGATCCCCCGcagccgcccgccgctctcAAGACTGGTACCGACTGACTCACTCGCTTGCTCGCTTTGTTGATCATCAAAAGATCGAGTCTAAAACGAGAATTGCAGTGAAATTCATCGCCATGTCTCCCATGTGTGTGTGCAGATGCGGTGCTCAAGGCGCTGAGCCTGGTGTCTCCCAAGGGCGGCGACGCGCCGCGGGGGCTCCGGGAGAAGCCCCGGCACTCCGAGAAGCCCACCAAGTACGCCGGCAGcccgaggagcggcggcgctcccCGCGTCATCCACCAGCCTCGCTAGGCTGCGATGGCTAGGATGGCAAAAACTAAAGGATGTAGCAAAAGCATTGCGTCTTTGCGCCGCGGTGTTTTGCTTTGCTTCCTTCCtcccggctgctgctgctggtgtggTCTACTCAAAGTCTGGGTTTGTCCCTAGAGTTTATCTAGGAATTTAGTTGTGTCCTTTTGTATAGTATAAACCAAAATGACCCTAAAAAAAGTATGAACAAAATGCAACCTTTGTTCAGTGTTGCCTTGTAAGTTTAATGTTCATCTAGAGTTCGTCTAGGAAAATTCCAAAAAGAAGAAGTGGAAGAAGAATGTAGTAGTGTGCACTCCTGTTAATGTTCTGATGATGTGCAATAGCAAGCAGCCTAATGTTGAATATTCAGACTTTTCTCAGCTGTGTGTTGTTTGTTGTCTAGTGCCACTGATCTCCTGTGATGAACTGCTGCTTGATCACTGCCTCGGTTCTTCTTTGGGACTGAAATCTGCAAGCAATTCATCACCACGTCTTATGATGATCTTGCTCGCTTTGAAATCTGAATCTGTCTTCAGTTCTAAAAAAGAGTGGGGTAGAAACGAAGATCTCCGTTTGGAACTTTTTTTCCCCACTTACAATTCTTGGGGTGCTGAACTGAGGTTCTGGAGTTTTGGCTGTTCCAAAAACTTGGCATGTGGCAATTTATAGCAAACAGAAACTATTTCTATAGCTCAATCATTGCAATTTGTACTATATTTGTACATCATGATGTACTCTCAACTCCAATAATTCATGGAACATGGCAGCTGGAGATTTACACTGTAACTGTAATGTGCAGATGGCTACATCAAGCAGACAAGGGCATTGGCATCAGAAATTCTAAATACTTGCCTTGCACACTTATACTAAGCCCACTACAGCAGTAGGCAGATCAGAATTCAACACTAGTAACCTATGCTGTGTTTGTAAGAGGTGTTTGTAAGAGCAAGTTCCTAACACTCCCCTCTCATTTTTcatgcgcacgcttttcaaactgctcaacagtgtgtttttttgcaaaaagtttctatacgaaagttgtttaaaaaaatcatattgattcatttttgaaaaaaaattagctaatacttaatttatcacgcgctaatagactACTCCGTTTTTCATAAGCACTATGCATGTTCCCATCCAACCGTAACAAACACAGCACTAGTAGAGCAAAGAACCAAAGGATTCGTGAGCATCACTGCTTGTCAGGAAACACCAGGCAACAACTGTTTCCGGCTTTCAGCCAGTTATGTTTGAAAGTACTATTGctttttgatgtttttttttttcattgaagaGCGCATGGAGCCAAGAACTCATGGAGGGAGCTGGACGTGGGAGCCTCCCTACATGCTAATGACCATGTCCCTCTGACTTTATGTCAAAGGAGTCTCTTCCGAAATATTGTACGCTCTGAATCTTGGTTATCAGATAGGTAAAAATTGCATAAACCACCCTAATTTTACTtctattttgatattttattctatttttcagataatggaataaatatCCTGGCCTTTACTCAACagagttacagccaattattacagaaTACCACTCATATaaagagtgtagttcaaatGTAATCAAACACACTCAACAAAATAAAAGGCAAACCAAGATGAGGAGGACacatttattaagtctatttgtgaatctccatctaTAGTTTGTAAAGAGTTGCATCACCGTCGTCTCAAGTTTGCGACATGCAACCTTCATAAGCTCTCTATCATCTTCACACTTTTACAGCTGCGCCTAAAACCAAAGCCAATATGTTACCTTAAATATTACCTACATATATGAGATATATGGTGATTTGTTAAAAACTAAATCGTTTCTACTCAACCACAGGGCCTAACATATGGTAGATGCTCCTACAAGTATGAGTTTACACTTCTTGTCAACCCCCATAAGCCACCCATCAAACATATTAGATATGGTACTTGGAAGGTATAAACCAAAAGAGAACTGTACTGCTCTCCAAACAAATCTTTGTATAATGACAGTCAAGAAAAAGATGTTGAATGATCTCATTTTTCATACAGAAACAAAATCTTAAACTACCATTCCAATTTCGTCTTGCCAACTTATTCTTAGTTAGcacaacccctttaagcaagtaccacataaagatcttaatcttaagtggTATCTTAAGCTTCTAAATAATCTTATTTCATTCAATATatccattattaattaaagctatATACATTGACCTAACAGAAAATCTACCATTCTGATGATAATTCTATCTAAAACAATCAGAGGAATGGTTCAACTGAATATGTATGATAGAAGCACACAATTCATGCCAATATATAAGATTCTGAATATTTTATTCTATAAcctattttgatgaaaaatccacTTACCCAATATATGTGAGTAGTTGATTCGGACAATTTCCTCCGATGTGGATTTATAGGGACCGTACCAAGTAGGTTGGACTCGTCCAACGTGGTTATGAGGTGAGTTCGACTCGAGTTTGTGCTTAGACTGCTCAAAGTAGTAAGATGACTATAAATGATGAGAGAGCCGAGCGCGGAGGCGATAAGAATCGGTGATTGGCAATAAATCCACATTAGAAGATATGGACATATTCAATTACTTATGTGCACGGAGGGGTCAATTTTGATGTGAAACCATATCATGTGGGTAGGCTTTTACAACAAAATAGGTTATGGGGTAAAAACTCAAAACCAGAGTAATTAGGGTGGTTTATACAATTTTATCTATTCAATAATAATTTGTAAAGAACCACAACATTTGTAATTTCTCTAGCTCAAAATCAAGCTATAACCTATGTCCAAATTTATATTATATAcattagtttatttttagtaCGGAGGAAGTGGTATACACTATAACTACCTACAGAACTGACATTTTCCACGGATTACCAGAAGTCAGTAATCTCAAGTTCACATGATGAACATACATCGACAAGAATATGCCCAAGCCCAACTGCGAGTTTGCGACATGCTGTCATGATACAGTGATACACAACAGGTCAACATCTGCTGTAGTTTGTCCCCCGTCGGTCCATGGCCTAATTCAGGCGAATTCTTGAATGTCACAAACTTCTGCTGATTAGAACCTGTTGCCGCTTGATGTGTGATGACCCCAATAATTGAGCATAATATACCCGACCGGCGACAGCCATCCTCATAGTAGTTGAATACTGACATCGGATGATTCAGAGTGGGGTGTGTTTGAGAGGAGAGAAATAAAACGATTGAAAAGATACGTAAGCTATTAGcagatgattaattaaatattaattatataaacttgaaaaataattaatattatgtTTTAAATCAACTTTTCTTTTAGCAATTCGGCAAAAGTACGTACGCGTGGAAATGAGAGACTTTGTTTTTCAATCCACTACTAATAACACACCACGTCCTTAGAAGCATAGAAATAAGATTTCATCGGATGAGCACTAAAGGACTAATACTATCTCTATAGGCTCCGTGGCTCCGTCTATGTATATCATATAGCAACATAGTATCCGTAGTTTTAGATGTGTTTTATCTAATATTAGATTACTATAATATTATAGAATATGTAGTTCTAATATATATTCCATTAAAGTATTAGGTTGCTACTTTCAAGTAACATTTACGGAACACTTGAACATTATGGGACAGATGAGTAGCATTTTCAAGGAACATCTTGTGTCTTCCGGGGCTTGAAAATCCTCCATGCTCAGTTTCTTTCTCAGCTTGATCTATCAGATCGATGGTGATAGAATGACAGTGGTGATGAAATCACAGCTCCTGCAATGTTACACCTCTTCTTTCTCATTCTCTCTTCCTAGATAATTTGGATCATAATCAATGGTGGCGATCTTATTGGTTCAATTGAAAAATTTTGGATCGCTAATAACGATAGATATTATCGGGTTTGGATCACTACGAACAGTGCAGATTTATTGGGACGACTAGAATTTGGGTCGCTATGaatggtagcaaaccaaattaGGCCCACCGAAGTTTGGTTCGCTACTAATGGGTGCGACCAGACTGGCCTATGAAAACTCATGAGGGGATAACTACAAATCTCTTCCAATCCCGCAGGGTATAACCGCACAATTCGGAATAGTTCCCATAGTTTTAAGGGTTAATTGGAACCATCCCATTATAAATTTTACATTTTTCAAATATACCATTACTATTCACATAGTTGTAACCATATCATTATAATTTCACAAGTATTGGAGCAATGTCACTGAAGACCCCTTTCATCGTTTTCACTAATTTTAAGACCAAACTACCCTTTATTCCTTCACCCCCTCATTTGCTCAACCAATGGCGAGGCGGCACCAGCG
Coding sequences:
- the LOC4332856 gene encoding protein EARLY RESPONSIVE TO DEHYDRATION 15 isoform X1; its protein translation is MSATAVSSLNPDAPLFIPAAFRQVEDFSPQWWDLVKTTAWFRDHWFHEHQQLDEMADSLALHDAAADDDDLAGLLPDDAFDDDDDDDLFFDQTHNLLVDPPQPPAALKTVKFIAMSPMCVCRCGAQGAEPGVSQGRRRAAGAPGEAPALREAHQVRRQPEERRRSPRHPPASLGCDG
- the LOC4332856 gene encoding protein EARLY RESPONSIVE TO DEHYDRATION 15 isoform X2, whose product is MSATAVSSLNPDAPLFIPAAFRQVEDFSPQWWDLVKTTAWFRDHWFHEHQQLDEMADSLALHDAAADDDDLAGLLPDDAFDDDDDDDLFFDQTHNLLVDPPQPPAALKTDAVLKALSLVSPKGGDAPRGLREKPRHSEKPTKYAGSPRSGGAPRVIHQPR